A single window of Scyliorhinus canicula unplaced genomic scaffold, sScyCan1.1, whole genome shotgun sequence DNA harbors:
- the LOC119959639 gene encoding zinc finger protein 229-like, which yields EEKPWKCADCGKGFTSPSKLETHRRSHTGERPFTCEECGKGFIQLSALRNHQRVHTGERPFTCSKCGKGFTQSSALSAHQRVHTGERPFTCSECGKGFTKSSHLLSHQRVHTGERPFVCAKCGKGFTQSSNLQKHQRVHTDERPFQCPDCGNCYKSSGELMCHKRVHTDERPFRCSHCGTGFRHSSDLTVHQRIHTGERPFVCANCGKGFTTSSHLLTHQRGHKHRDTDTSTMRKPWKCGDCGKGFTFPSELETHQRTHTGERPPFTCSMCGKGFTDSSSLLKHQRVHTGEKPFTCSVCGKGFTNSSSQLRHQRVHTGERPSTCSECGKGFRDSSCLMAHQQIHTGVRLFTCLLCGKGFTNSSNLLIHQRGHTGERPFSCSVCGKGFTILSNLLTHQRVHTGERPFTCSVCGKGFTNSSNLLTHQRVHTGERPFTCSVCGKGFINSSNLLTHQRVHTDEKPFICSVCGIGFRNASHLRRHERVTSN from the exons gaggagaaaccgtggaaatgtgcggactgtgggaaaggattcacttccccatcaaagctggaaactcatcgacgcagtcacactggggagagaccattcacctgcgaagagtgtgggaagggattcattcagttatcgGCCCTGcggaatcaccagcgagttcacactggggagagaccatttacctgctccaagtgtgggaagggattcacgcaGTCATCTGCTCTGtctgcacaccagcgagttcatactggggagagaccattcacctgctcagaatgtgggaagggattcactaagtcatcccacctgctgagtcaccagcgagttcacactggggagaggccatttgtctgtgccaagtgtgggaagggattcactcagtcatccaacttaCAGaagcaccagcgggttcacactgatgagagaccgtttcaatgtccagactgcgggaattgctataaaagttctggggaactgatgtgccataaacgtgttcacactgacgagagaccgtttaggtgctctcactgcgggactgggttcagacactcatctgacctcactgtacatcagcgaattcacactggggagagaccattcgtcTGCGccaattgtgggaagggattcaccacttcatcccacctgctgacacaccaacgaGGACACAAG caccgagacacggaCACCAGCACCATgaggaaaccatggaaatgtggagattgtgggaagggattcactttcccatctgagctggaaactcatcaacgtactcacactggggagagacc accattcacctgctccatgtgtggcaaAGGATTCACAGATTCATCCAGCCTGCtaaaacatcagcgagttcacaccggggagaagccatttacctgctcagtgtgtgggaagggatttaccaaTTCATCCAGCCagctgagacatcagcgagttcacactggggagagaccatccaCCTGCTccgaatgtgggaaaggattcagagatTCATCCTGCCTAATGGcacatcagcaaattcacactggggtgagACTATTCACCTGCTtactgtgtgggaagggattcactaattcatccaacctgctgatacaccagagaggtcacactggggagagaccattctcctgctctgtctgtgggaagggatttactattttatccaacctgctgacacaccagcgagttcacactggggaaagaccattcacctgctccgtgtgtggcaaGGGATTTACCAATTCAtcgaacctgctgacacaccagcgagttcacactggggaaagaccattcacctgctccgtgtgtggcaaGGGATTTAtcaattcatccaacctgctgacacaccagcgagttcacactgatgagaagcCGTTTAtatgctccgtgtgtgggatagGATTCAGAAATGCATCCCATCTGCGGAGGCACGAGCGAGTCACAAGTAATtag